A genomic stretch from Primulina huaijiensis isolate GDHJ02 chromosome 14, ASM1229523v2, whole genome shotgun sequence includes:
- the LOC140957082 gene encoding F-box/kelch-repeat protein At1g55270-like, which yields MEQIIERSSNVHRNFRARAPLVDSVSCYCKVDSGLIGAGKFVPGSKLCIQPDINPRSHKAKNSRRERSRVQPPLLPGLPDDLAIACLIRVPRIEHNKLRLVCKRWNKLLAGNFFYSLRKSLGMAEEWVYVVKRDRDGRISWHAFDPTYQLWQPLPPVPVEYNAAVGFGCAVLSGCHLYLFGGKDPLKGSMRRVIFYSARTNKWHRAPDMLRKRHFFGSCVINKCLYVAGGECEGIQRTLRSAEVYDPNRNRWSFIADMSTAMVPFIGVVYTGKWFLKGLGPHREVLSEAYIPETNSWSPINDGMVAGWRNPSISMNGKLYALDCRDGCRLRVYDEGTHSWHRFIDSKLHLGNSRALEAAALVPLNGKLCIIRNNMSISMVDVSNQDKQVESNPNIWENIVSKGHFRTLFTNLWSSIAGRSGLKSHIVHCQVLQA from the exons ATGGAGCAAATTATTGAGAGGTCTTCAAATGTACACAGGAATTTTAGAGCTCGAGCTCCACTG GTTGACTCGGTATCATGTTATTGCAAAGTCGACTCAGGGTTGATTGGGGCAGGAAAATTTGTTCCAGGATCTAAACTTTGTATCCAACCTGATATTAATCCTCGTTCACACAAGGCAAAAAACTCACGTAGGGAGAGGAGCAGGGTTCAGCCACCACTTCTACCTGGACTCCCTGATGATCTTGCAATTGCTTGTCTGATCCGAGTCCCTCGCATTGAACATAACAAGCTCCGCCTAGTTTGCAAGAGATGGAACAAGCTGTTGGCTGGAAATTTCTTTTACTCTCTGAGGAAGAGTCTTGGTATGGCTGAAGAATGGGTGTACGTAGTTAAAAGAGATCGTGATGGGCGCATCTCATGGCATGCTTTTGACCCAACCTACCAATTGTGGCAGCCGCTTCCGCCTGTTCCCGTGGAGTACAATGCGGCAGTTGGATTTGGCTGTGCTGTACTTAGTGGCTGCCACCTATATCTTTTCGGAGGAAAAGATCCACTAAAGGGCTCGATGAGACGGGTCATTTTTTATAGTGCTCGAACAAATAAATGGCACCGGGCACCTGACATGCTTCGTAAAAGGCACTTCTTTGGTTCTTGTGTCATCAACAAATGTCTTTATGTTGCAGGAGGAGAATGTGAAGGAATCCAGAGAACTCTACGTTCTGCTGAAGTATACGACCCAAACAGAAACAGGTGGAGTTTTATTGCTGATATGAGCACGGCAATGGTGCCGTTCATTGGGGTAGTTTATACCGGAAAATGGTTCTTAAAAGGTCTTGGACCACATAGGGAAGTTTTAAGTGAAGCTTATATCCCAGAAACGAATTCTTGGAGCCCGATTAACGATGGGATGGTTGCTGGTTGGCGAAACCCGAGTATCTCTATGAACGGTAAGCTTTATGCTTTAGATTGTCGAGATGGGTGCAGGCTAAGAGTGTACGATGAAGGCACACATTCTTGGCACCGATTCATTGACAGTAAGCTTCATTTGGGCAATTCTCGTGCTCTTGAGGCTGCTGCTCTTGTTCCTCTAAACGGAAAGCTTTGTATAATTCGAAACAATATGAGCATTAGCATGGTTGATGTGTCGAATCAGGATAAACAGGTGGAGAGCAACCCTAACATTTGGGAGAATATAGTGAGTAAAGGTCATTTCCGAACTTTGTTCACGAATTTGTGGTCTAGTATTGCTGGGAGAAGTGGATTGAAGAGCCACATTGTGCACTGTCAGGTGCTTCAAGCATGA
- the LOC140957083 gene encoding uncharacterized protein, whose protein sequence is MESKVQKFFIFCYIFHLLIFRSSSFTSASNPEPTVYELLPKYGLPSGLLPDSVTNYTLDQDGNFEVNLKKSCYIKFEYTVYYEKKITGKLSIGSITDLKGIEVQRLFFWFNVDEIKVDLPPSHSIYFSVGIFNKKLDLGQFLTVRTCTDKALSLKQLPVPRNYAPMLLAE, encoded by the exons ATGGAGTCGAAAGTCCAAAAATTCTTTATCTTCTGCTACATTTTCCATCTCCTGATCTTCCGTTCTTCATCTTTCACCTCTGCATCAAATCCCGAACCAACGGTGTATGAACTCCTCCCAAAATACGGCCTCCCCAGTGGCCTCTTGCCTGATTCTGTCACCAACTACACGCTCGATCAAGATGGAAATTTTGAGGTGAATTTAAAGAAATCCTGTTACATAAAGTTCGAATACACGGTTTATTATGAGAAGAAGATTACCGGGAAGTTGAGTATCGGGTCGATCACTGATTTGAAGGGTATTGAAGTGCAAAGATTATTTTTCTGGTTCAATGTTGATGAGATCAAGGTTGACTTGCCTCCTTCTCATAGTATTTATTTCAGTGTCGGAATCTTTAACAAGAAGCTTGATTTGGGTCAGTTCTTAACTGTGCGTACTTGCACAGATAAGGCCTTATCTTTAAAGCAG CTTCCAGTTCCAAGAAACTATGCACCAATGCTTTTAGCTGAGTAG
- the LOC140956969 gene encoding serine/arginine-rich SC35-like splicing factor SCL30A isoform X1, with the protein MRGRSYTPSPPRGYSRRGRSPVPRGRHDRGDAPTSLLVRNLRHDCRPEDLRRPFGQFGPLKDIYLPRDYHTGEPRGFGFVQYVDPADAAEAKYEMDGQLMQGRELTVVFAEENRKKPGEMRHRERGRGRVYDRRRSPPRYSHSPRYSQSPPPHHGGSQSRRGYYSPRRKHSRSNSPRERRGGRERRSYSRSPVQEHSPPNDGPRNLNGSPARRRSPYGSRSRSQSPDRGYSPVMVRSPNRSRSRSPHPAEYAREPGRDRPRS; encoded by the exons ATGAGGGGAAGAAGTTACACCCCTTCACCACCAAGAGGATATAGTAGAAGAGGAAGGAGCCCTGTCCCCAGAGGACGCCATGATAGAGGAGATGCTCCTACAAGTCTTTTAGTCCGCAACCTTCGCCATGACTG CAGACCAGAAGACTTGAGGAGGCCATTTGGACAATTTGGCCCTTTAAAGGACATCTATTTGCCAAGGGATTACCATACTGG TGAGCCACGTGGCTTTGGATTTGTCCAATATGTGGACCCTGCTGATGCTGCGGAAGCTAAGTATGAGATGGATGGTCAGCTTATGCAAGGTCGGGAGCTGACTGTTGTTTTTGCTGAAGAAAACCGAAAGAAGCCTGGTGAAATGCGACACAGAGAACGAGGAAG GGGCCGCGTTTATGATCGAAGGAGATCACCTCCACGTTACTCGCATTCGCCTCGGTATTCTCAATCCCCACCTCCACACCATGGAGGGTCTCAATCTCGTCGTGGTTACTACTCTCCTAGGAGAAAACACTCGAG GTCCAATTCGCCTCGAGAGAGAAGGGGAGGCAGAGAGAGACGATCATACTCACGTTCCCCAGTGCAGGAACATTCTCCACCAAATGATGGGCCAAGGAACCTCAACGGGAGTCCAGCGAGGAGACGTTCGCCTTATGGCTCTAGAAGCCGCAGCCAAAGCCCAGATCGGGGCTATTCTCCAGTTATGGTACGAAGCCCAAACCGTAGCAGAAGCAGGAGTCCCCACCCTGCAGAGTATGCAAGGGAGCCTGGAAGGGATAGGCCTCGAAGCTAA
- the LOC140956573 gene encoding probable polyamine transporter At3g13620, with protein sequence MSGQLTATTPIPPPLGQNQELPTTTATTATTAAASKKLTLIPLIFLIYFEVAGGPYGEEPAVQAAGPLLAILGFLIFPFIWSIPEALITAELSTAFPGNGGFVIWADRAFGPFFGSLMGTWKFLSGVINIAAFPALCIDYLKRIFPLFESGLPRTLAILISTVLLSFLNYTGLAIVGYTAVVLGIVSLAPFILMSLIAIPQIHPRRWISLGQKGVKKDWTLFFNTLFWNLNFWDNVSTMAGEVENPQKNFPLALLLSVILTCLGYIIPLVAVTGSVVVDQSEWEAGFMADAARTISGQWLKFWIEIGAVLSSIGLFEAQLSSCAYQLLGMADLAILPRFFALRSKQFDTPWVGILFSTSIALGVSYMSYTDIVSAANFIYGLGMILEFAAFIWLRKKFPTMKRPYKIPLKLPALVIMCLIPCGFLVLIMAIASHLVYLVSGLMTVAGIGWYFFMKLCKSKRWLVFQRVVDENEDEDEL encoded by the coding sequence ATGTCAGGCCAGTTAACAGCCACCACCCCTATTCCACCGCCGCTAGGCCAGAACCAAGAACTCCCGACGACCACCGCAACCACTGCCACCACGGCTGCGGCTTCCAAGAAACTCACCCTCATCCCCCTCATTTTCCTCATCTACTTTGAAGTGGCAGGCGGCCCTTATGGAGAAGAGCCGGCAGTCCAGGCCGCAGGCCCTCTGTTGGCCATTCTTGGATTCCTCATCTTCCCGTTTATTTGGAGTATCCCTGAAGCTCTGATAACCGCGGAGCTCTCCACGGCGTTCCCTGGGAACGGCGGCTTTGTCATATGGGCAGACAGAGCATTCGGCCCTTTCTTTGGCTCGCTTATGGGCACCTGGAAATTCCTCAGCGGAGTGATTAATATTGCGGCTTTTCCGGCTCTTTGTATAGACTATTTGAAAAGGATTTTCCCCCTTTTCGAATCCGGGCTTCCAAGAACTCTAGCAATCTTGATTTCTACTGTCCTGCTTTCTTTTCTAAATTACACGGGATTAGCTATAGTTGGTTATACTGCTGTTGTGTTAGGGATTGTATCACTTGCACCCTTTATACTAATGTCTTTGATTGCTATCCCGCAGATTCATCCTCGTAGGTGGATCAGTTTAGGACAAAAGGGGGTGAAGAAAGACTGGACGTTGTTCTTTAATACCTTGTTTTGGAACCTTAATTTCTGGGATAATGTTAGTACTATGGCAGGAGAGGTCGAAAACCCGCAAAAAAATTTCCCTTTAGCCCTTCTTTTATCTGTGATTTTAACTTGTCTGGGATACATAATTCCTTTAGTAGCGGTAACAGGATCTGTTGTAGTCGATCAAAGTGAATGGGAGGCAGGATTCATGGCAGATGCAGCTAGAACGATTTCTGGTCAATGGCTAAAATTCTGGATTGAAATCGGAGCTGTCTTATCATCAATCGGCCTGTTCGAAGCTCAGTTAAGTAGTTGCGCGTATCAGCTTCTTGGCATGGCGGATTTAGCCATTTTGCCAAGATTTTTTGCCTTAAGATCGAAACAGTTCGATACTCCTTGGGTCGGGATACTGTTTTCAACATCGATTGCACTTGGTGTTTCATATATGAGCTATACAGATATCGTATCCGCCGCAAATTTCATATACGGACTGGGGATGATCTTGGAGTTCGCAGCTTTCATTTGGTTAAGAAAGAAGTTTCCTACAATGAAAAGGCCATACAAAATCCCATTAAAACTACCAGCTCTGGTGATCATGTGCTTGATTCCTTGTGGTTTTCTTGTGCTGATAATGGCTATCGCCAGTCATCTTGTGTATCTGGTGAGTGGGCTGATGACCGTGGCTGGAATTGGATGGTATTTCTTTATGAAACTTTGCAAATCAAAGAGATGGCTTGTATTCCAAAGGGTAGTTGATGAGAATGAGGATGAGGATGAGTTGTGA
- the LOC140956969 gene encoding serine/arginine-rich SC35-like splicing factor SCL30A isoform X2 — protein sequence MRGRSYTPSPPRGYSRRGRSPVPRGRHDRGDAPTSLLVRNLRHDCRPEDLRRPFGQFGPLKDIYLPRDYHTGEPRGFGFVQYVDPADAAEAKYEMDGQLMQGRELTVVFAEENRKKPGEMRHRERGRSNSPRERRGGRERRSYSRSPVQEHSPPNDGPRNLNGSPARRRSPYGSRSRSQSPDRGYSPVMVRSPNRSRSRSPHPAEYAREPGRDRPRS from the exons ATGAGGGGAAGAAGTTACACCCCTTCACCACCAAGAGGATATAGTAGAAGAGGAAGGAGCCCTGTCCCCAGAGGACGCCATGATAGAGGAGATGCTCCTACAAGTCTTTTAGTCCGCAACCTTCGCCATGACTG CAGACCAGAAGACTTGAGGAGGCCATTTGGACAATTTGGCCCTTTAAAGGACATCTATTTGCCAAGGGATTACCATACTGG TGAGCCACGTGGCTTTGGATTTGTCCAATATGTGGACCCTGCTGATGCTGCGGAAGCTAAGTATGAGATGGATGGTCAGCTTATGCAAGGTCGGGAGCTGACTGTTGTTTTTGCTGAAGAAAACCGAAAGAAGCCTGGTGAAATGCGACACAGAGAACGAGGAAG GTCCAATTCGCCTCGAGAGAGAAGGGGAGGCAGAGAGAGACGATCATACTCACGTTCCCCAGTGCAGGAACATTCTCCACCAAATGATGGGCCAAGGAACCTCAACGGGAGTCCAGCGAGGAGACGTTCGCCTTATGGCTCTAGAAGCCGCAGCCAAAGCCCAGATCGGGGCTATTCTCCAGTTATGGTACGAAGCCCAAACCGTAGCAGAAGCAGGAGTCCCCACCCTGCAGAGTATGCAAGGGAGCCTGGAAGGGATAGGCCTCGAAGCTAA